A window of the Oncorhynchus kisutch isolate 150728-3 linkage group LG12, Okis_V2, whole genome shotgun sequence genome harbors these coding sequences:
- the LOC109884558 gene encoding uncharacterized protein LOC109884558 isoform X2 codes for MDDEEEDMSLQHPASQCWGTPFRDIKFHTMDSRGSRDAGDRGDTRDRSTQMSTGPNAIVPRSEGHNIMVPQGQNNNTLPCGLQDNPQAIMRLHGNAGFCLHFPAQFEPMDDPGERQNDEGEGRREDDDEEERRRMEERLDEEQVEDSTEVRIGRKLREIGDQFNQEHVQLIG; via the exons atggatgatgaggaggaggacatGTCTCTTCAGCATCCGGCCTCACAGTGCTGGGGCACCCCCTTCAGGGACATCAAGTTCCACACCATGGACAGCAGAGGGTCCAGAGACGCCGGGGACAGAGGGGACACCCGGGACAGGTCTACACAGATGTCGACCGGACCCAATGCCATTGTCCCGCGGTCAGAGGGACACAACATCATGGTTCCACAAGGGCAGAACAACAACACTTTGCCCTGTGGGTTGCAGGACAATCCCCAGGCCATAATGCGTCTCCATG GCAACGCTGGATTCTGTTTGCACTTCCCAGCTCAGTTTGAGCCTATGGACGATCCGGGTGAGAGGCAGAACGATGagggggagggtaggagagaggacgacgatgaggaggagagaaggagaatggaggagagactaGATGAAGAGCAGGTGGAGGATAGCACGGAGGTCAGGATCGGACGTAAGCTCCGGGAGATCGGAGACCAGTTCAACCAGGAACATGTTCAACTG ATAGGATGA